One Gossypium hirsutum isolate 1008001.06 chromosome A11, Gossypium_hirsutum_v2.1, whole genome shotgun sequence genomic window carries:
- the LOC107886390 gene encoding acyl-CoA-binding domain-containing protein 4 isoform X3 — MLNLNTMVWKTLETTGQGPGPRDSHSVVLVGTKMMVFGGTNGSKKVNDLHVLDLVSKEWIRAECQGVVPSPRESHTATLIGEDKIVIFGGSGEGGASYLNDLHVLDLRTMRWTSPQVRGHIPAPRDSHSAIAIGNKLVVHGGDCGDRYLGDVDIFDMDTSTWSRLAVQGSLPGVRAGHAAVNIGAKVFIIGGVGDKHYYNDVWVLDVIACCWTQLDICGQQPQGRFSHTSILTESDIAIYGGCGEDERPINELLVLQLGKQHPNGRYNISMCKTFGSHWNQEKRRFLRVAPGNLKSIYFADIEVAKHVVNEAEQEAKHFSRFSSDTSNPKRRRTATAKAWEVEFEQEEHSLSLSQHSSPSQSDQEQAPLQKPPDSTTPQGLNLFKQFHHVTNNCQPYNVSNNHKQTRYTVHRTQQDPQFTRELQNPRKPEQYLHVGDTGRQGSGTQYSIVEQRHFEAGPIHNLLGAEVRGKVDGAFDSGFLVTANVNGKIFRGVLFAPGSGVISRGPMLAQSPSSTCQVSAAQPLLNSSNLEPLNPSQPPPTMRITPESGHSSRHLATSAASLATAKDPKLRSDLRDVVLTLGGPGTGPV; from the exons ATGCTAAATCTCAACACAATGGTTTGGAAAACTCTGGAAACCACAGGGCAGGGACCTGGTCCTAGAGACAGTCACAGTGTTGTTCTTGTAGGGACTAAAATGATGGTGTTTGGGGGCACTAATGGTTCTAAGAAGGTAAACGATCTTCATGTACTGGACCTTGTATCGAAAGAGTGGATACGAGCTGAATGCCAGGGCGTCGTGCCTTCACCTCGCGAAAGTCATACAGCAACACTTATTGGTGAAGACAAGATAGTGATTTTTGGAGGAAGTGGTGAAGGTGGAGCGAGTTACCTGAATGatttgcatgttttggacctTAGGACTATGAGATGGACTTCACCTCAGGTGAGAGGTCATATCCCTGCCCCTAGAGATAGTCATAGTGCCATTGCTATAGGAAACAAGCTTGTTGTGCATGGTGGGGACTGCGGTGATCGATACCTTGGAGATGTTGACATCTTCGACATGGATACTTCGACCTGGTCAAGG TTGGCTGTTCAAGGCTCCTTACCAGGTGTCCGAGCAGGTCATGCTGCAGTTAATATTGGAGCAAAG GTTTTCATCATCGGAGGGGTTGGAGATAAACACTATTACAATGATGTTTGGGTACTAGATGTGATTGCTTGTTGTTGGACTCAGCTTGATATATGTGGCCAACAGCCTCAAGGCCGGTTTTCTCATACTTCTATTCTCACAGAGTCCGATATTGCCATCTATGGAGG ATGTGGGGAAGATGAACGTCCGATCAACGAATTGCTGGTTTTACAACTCGGAAAGCAACATCCAAATGGTCGATACAACATTTCAATGTGCAAAACTTTCGGAAGCCATTGGAACCAAGAAAAGAGAAGATTCTTAAGAGTAGCACCTGGCAACTTG AAAAGCATCTATTTTGCCGATATCGAAGTAGCAAAACATGTAGTTAATGAAGCAGAACAAGAAGCAAAGCATTTTTCTCGGTTCAGTTCAG ATACTTCAAACCCGAAGAGGAGGAGAACTGCCACTGCAAAGGCATGGGAGGTTGAATTCGAGCAAGAAGAACATTCCCTTTCACTCTCGCAGCATTCATCTCCTTCACAATCTGATCAAGAACAAGCTCCGCTACAAAAGCCCCCTGATTCAACCACGCCCCAAGGCCTTAATTTGTTTAAGCAGTTCCATCATGTTACAAACAATTGTCAGCCTTACAATGTTTCAAATAACCATAAGCAAACCAGATATACTGTCCATAGAACGCAACAAGATCCCCAGTTTACAAGAGAACTTCAAAATCCTCGGAAACCTGAACAATATCTCCATGTTGGTGATACCGGCAGACAAGGAAGTGGAACGCAATACTCCATTGTTGAACAGAGACACTTCGAAGCAGGGCCTATTCACAACCTG CTTGGTGCTGAAGTTAGAGGTAAGGTCGATGGGGCCTTCGACTCCGGTTTCCTGGTGACAGCGAATGTTAATGGAAAGATATTCAGAGGGGTCTTATTTGCACCT GGGTCAGGTGTCATCTCGAGAGGGCCAATGCTTGCTCAAAGTCCGTCATCAACATGCCAGGTCAGTGCAGCTCAACCATTGCTAAACTCGAGCAATTTAGAACCCTTGAAcccatctcagccaccaccaaCAATGCGTATCACGCCAGAATCCGGTCACAGCTCTCGGCATTTGGCAACTAGTGCTGCTTCATTAGCAACAGCAAAAGACCCAAAGCTAAGAAGTGATCTAAGAGATGTGGTTCTAACACTAGGAGGACCTGGAACTGGCCCTGTTTGA
- the LOC107886390 gene encoding rab9 effector protein with kelch motifs isoform X2, which translates to MQTVMESFGAQMAKRKAMWLYPKVSGFNPSERWGHSACYSNGVIYVFGGCCGGLHFSDVLMLNLNTMVWKTLETTGQGPGPRDSHSVVLVGTKMMVFGGTNGSKKVNDLHVLDLVSKEWIRAECQGVVPSPRESHTATLIGEDKIVIFGGSGEGGASYLNDLHVLDLRTMRWTSPQVRGHIPAPRDSHSAIAIGNKLVVHGGDCGDRYLGDVDIFDMDTSTWSRLAVQGSLPGVRAGHAAVNIGAKVFIIGGVGDKHYYNDVWVLDVIACCWTQLDICGQQPQGRFSHTSILTESDIAIYGGCGEDERPINELLVLQLGKQHPNGRYNISMCKTFGSHWNQEKRRFLRVAPGNLKSIYFADIEVAKHVVNEAEQEAKHFSRFSSDTSNPKRRRTATAKAWEVEFEQEEHSLSLSQHSSPSQSDQEQAPLQKPPDSTTPQGLNLFKQFHHVTNNCQPYNVSNNHKQTRYTVHRTQQDPQFTRELQNPRKPEQYLHVGDTGRQGSGTQYSIVEQRHFEAGPIHNLGSGVISRGPMLAQSPSSTCQVSAAQPLLNSSNLEPLNPSQPPPTMRITPESGHSSRHLATSAASLATAKDPKLRSDLRDVVLTLGGPGTGPV; encoded by the exons ATGCAGACAGTAATGGAATCATTTGGAGCTCAAATGGCAAAGAGGAAAGCAATGTGGCTTTATCCTAAAGTCTCTGGGTTTAATCCTTCTGAGAGATGGGGGCACTCTGCTTGCTATTCTAATGGGGTTATTTATGTATTTGGT GGGTGTTGCGGTGGTCTACATTTTAGTGATGTTCTCATGCTAAATCTCAACACAATGGTTTGGAAAACTCTGGAAACCACAGGGCAGGGACCTGGTCCTAGAGACAGTCACAGTGTTGTTCTTGTAGGGACTAAAATGATGGTGTTTGGGGGCACTAATGGTTCTAAGAAGGTAAACGATCTTCATGTACTGGACCTTGTATCGAAAGAGTGGATACGAGCTGAATGCCAGGGCGTCGTGCCTTCACCTCGCGAAAGTCATACAGCAACACTTATTGGTGAAGACAAGATAGTGATTTTTGGAGGAAGTGGTGAAGGTGGAGCGAGTTACCTGAATGatttgcatgttttggacctTAGGACTATGAGATGGACTTCACCTCAGGTGAGAGGTCATATCCCTGCCCCTAGAGATAGTCATAGTGCCATTGCTATAGGAAACAAGCTTGTTGTGCATGGTGGGGACTGCGGTGATCGATACCTTGGAGATGTTGACATCTTCGACATGGATACTTCGACCTGGTCAAGG TTGGCTGTTCAAGGCTCCTTACCAGGTGTCCGAGCAGGTCATGCTGCAGTTAATATTGGAGCAAAG GTTTTCATCATCGGAGGGGTTGGAGATAAACACTATTACAATGATGTTTGGGTACTAGATGTGATTGCTTGTTGTTGGACTCAGCTTGATATATGTGGCCAACAGCCTCAAGGCCGGTTTTCTCATACTTCTATTCTCACAGAGTCCGATATTGCCATCTATGGAGG ATGTGGGGAAGATGAACGTCCGATCAACGAATTGCTGGTTTTACAACTCGGAAAGCAACATCCAAATGGTCGATACAACATTTCAATGTGCAAAACTTTCGGAAGCCATTGGAACCAAGAAAAGAGAAGATTCTTAAGAGTAGCACCTGGCAACTTG AAAAGCATCTATTTTGCCGATATCGAAGTAGCAAAACATGTAGTTAATGAAGCAGAACAAGAAGCAAAGCATTTTTCTCGGTTCAGTTCAG ATACTTCAAACCCGAAGAGGAGGAGAACTGCCACTGCAAAGGCATGGGAGGTTGAATTCGAGCAAGAAGAACATTCCCTTTCACTCTCGCAGCATTCATCTCCTTCACAATCTGATCAAGAACAAGCTCCGCTACAAAAGCCCCCTGATTCAACCACGCCCCAAGGCCTTAATTTGTTTAAGCAGTTCCATCATGTTACAAACAATTGTCAGCCTTACAATGTTTCAAATAACCATAAGCAAACCAGATATACTGTCCATAGAACGCAACAAGATCCCCAGTTTACAAGAGAACTTCAAAATCCTCGGAAACCTGAACAATATCTCCATGTTGGTGATACCGGCAGACAAGGAAGTGGAACGCAATACTCCATTGTTGAACAGAGACACTTCGAAGCAGGGCCTATTCACAACCTG GGGTCAGGTGTCATCTCGAGAGGGCCAATGCTTGCTCAAAGTCCGTCATCAACATGCCAGGTCAGTGCAGCTCAACCATTGCTAAACTCGAGCAATTTAGAACCCTTGAAcccatctcagccaccaccaaCAATGCGTATCACGCCAGAATCCGGTCACAGCTCTCGGCATTTGGCAACTAGTGCTGCTTCATTAGCAACAGCAAAAGACCCAAAGCTAAGAAGTGATCTAAGAGATGTGGTTCTAACACTAGGAGGACCTGGAACTGGCCCTGTTTGA
- the LOC107886390 gene encoding acyl-CoA-binding domain-containing protein 4 isoform X1 encodes MQTVMESFGAQMAKRKAMWLYPKVSGFNPSERWGHSACYSNGVIYVFGGCCGGLHFSDVLMLNLNTMVWKTLETTGQGPGPRDSHSVVLVGTKMMVFGGTNGSKKVNDLHVLDLVSKEWIRAECQGVVPSPRESHTATLIGEDKIVIFGGSGEGGASYLNDLHVLDLRTMRWTSPQVRGHIPAPRDSHSAIAIGNKLVVHGGDCGDRYLGDVDIFDMDTSTWSRLAVQGSLPGVRAGHAAVNIGAKVFIIGGVGDKHYYNDVWVLDVIACCWTQLDICGQQPQGRFSHTSILTESDIAIYGGCGEDERPINELLVLQLGKQHPNGRYNISMCKTFGSHWNQEKRRFLRVAPGNLKSIYFADIEVAKHVVNEAEQEAKHFSRFSSDTSNPKRRRTATAKAWEVEFEQEEHSLSLSQHSSPSQSDQEQAPLQKPPDSTTPQGLNLFKQFHHVTNNCQPYNVSNNHKQTRYTVHRTQQDPQFTRELQNPRKPEQYLHVGDTGRQGSGTQYSIVEQRHFEAGPIHNLLGAEVRGKVDGAFDSGFLVTANVNGKIFRGVLFAPGSGVISRGPMLAQSPSSTCQVSAAQPLLNSSNLEPLNPSQPPPTMRITPESGHSSRHLATSAASLATAKDPKLRSDLRDVVLTLGGPGTGPV; translated from the exons ATGCAGACAGTAATGGAATCATTTGGAGCTCAAATGGCAAAGAGGAAAGCAATGTGGCTTTATCCTAAAGTCTCTGGGTTTAATCCTTCTGAGAGATGGGGGCACTCTGCTTGCTATTCTAATGGGGTTATTTATGTATTTGGT GGGTGTTGCGGTGGTCTACATTTTAGTGATGTTCTCATGCTAAATCTCAACACAATGGTTTGGAAAACTCTGGAAACCACAGGGCAGGGACCTGGTCCTAGAGACAGTCACAGTGTTGTTCTTGTAGGGACTAAAATGATGGTGTTTGGGGGCACTAATGGTTCTAAGAAGGTAAACGATCTTCATGTACTGGACCTTGTATCGAAAGAGTGGATACGAGCTGAATGCCAGGGCGTCGTGCCTTCACCTCGCGAAAGTCATACAGCAACACTTATTGGTGAAGACAAGATAGTGATTTTTGGAGGAAGTGGTGAAGGTGGAGCGAGTTACCTGAATGatttgcatgttttggacctTAGGACTATGAGATGGACTTCACCTCAGGTGAGAGGTCATATCCCTGCCCCTAGAGATAGTCATAGTGCCATTGCTATAGGAAACAAGCTTGTTGTGCATGGTGGGGACTGCGGTGATCGATACCTTGGAGATGTTGACATCTTCGACATGGATACTTCGACCTGGTCAAGG TTGGCTGTTCAAGGCTCCTTACCAGGTGTCCGAGCAGGTCATGCTGCAGTTAATATTGGAGCAAAG GTTTTCATCATCGGAGGGGTTGGAGATAAACACTATTACAATGATGTTTGGGTACTAGATGTGATTGCTTGTTGTTGGACTCAGCTTGATATATGTGGCCAACAGCCTCAAGGCCGGTTTTCTCATACTTCTATTCTCACAGAGTCCGATATTGCCATCTATGGAGG ATGTGGGGAAGATGAACGTCCGATCAACGAATTGCTGGTTTTACAACTCGGAAAGCAACATCCAAATGGTCGATACAACATTTCAATGTGCAAAACTTTCGGAAGCCATTGGAACCAAGAAAAGAGAAGATTCTTAAGAGTAGCACCTGGCAACTTG AAAAGCATCTATTTTGCCGATATCGAAGTAGCAAAACATGTAGTTAATGAAGCAGAACAAGAAGCAAAGCATTTTTCTCGGTTCAGTTCAG ATACTTCAAACCCGAAGAGGAGGAGAACTGCCACTGCAAAGGCATGGGAGGTTGAATTCGAGCAAGAAGAACATTCCCTTTCACTCTCGCAGCATTCATCTCCTTCACAATCTGATCAAGAACAAGCTCCGCTACAAAAGCCCCCTGATTCAACCACGCCCCAAGGCCTTAATTTGTTTAAGCAGTTCCATCATGTTACAAACAATTGTCAGCCTTACAATGTTTCAAATAACCATAAGCAAACCAGATATACTGTCCATAGAACGCAACAAGATCCCCAGTTTACAAGAGAACTTCAAAATCCTCGGAAACCTGAACAATATCTCCATGTTGGTGATACCGGCAGACAAGGAAGTGGAACGCAATACTCCATTGTTGAACAGAGACACTTCGAAGCAGGGCCTATTCACAACCTG CTTGGTGCTGAAGTTAGAGGTAAGGTCGATGGGGCCTTCGACTCCGGTTTCCTGGTGACAGCGAATGTTAATGGAAAGATATTCAGAGGGGTCTTATTTGCACCT GGGTCAGGTGTCATCTCGAGAGGGCCAATGCTTGCTCAAAGTCCGTCATCAACATGCCAGGTCAGTGCAGCTCAACCATTGCTAAACTCGAGCAATTTAGAACCCTTGAAcccatctcagccaccaccaaCAATGCGTATCACGCCAGAATCCGGTCACAGCTCTCGGCATTTGGCAACTAGTGCTGCTTCATTAGCAACAGCAAAAGACCCAAAGCTAAGAAGTGATCTAAGAGATGTGGTTCTAACACTAGGAGGACCTGGAACTGGCCCTGTTTGA